The following are encoded in a window of Telmatobacter sp. DSM 110680 genomic DNA:
- a CDS encoding ATP-grasp domain-containing protein, translating to MPETVQRFLCISSYEKGQDFMRQCAEMGVKPTLLTVDKLRDAPWPHEILEDIAFMPDTFTVEDLIKTVCWMCRGRHFDRVIALDEFDLDATARIREHTRIPGMGVTSTAYYRDKLAMRTGASESGFLVPEFCRVLNYDELRAYMKVVHGPWLLKPRAEASALGIRKIYEPEQLWRTLDELGDLQTNYLLEQFVPGDIFHVDSVISEHKVVFSAVHQYGKPPMQVMHEGGVFTTRTVDRTSRESKELTELNARLAPDLGMARGVTHGEYIRAHKDGRFYFLEIAARVGGAFISDLVEAATGINLWREWARIEVSDVRGVPYVLPKTTEKYAGSVLCLAKTEEPDTSAFDAPEIVRRMKKHHHAGLIVCSENAGRVRELLDQYSSEFAQRFLAALPPPDKPTA from the coding sequence ATGCCGGAAACAGTTCAGCGGTTCCTTTGTATCAGCAGCTACGAAAAAGGTCAGGACTTCATGCGGCAGTGCGCCGAAATGGGTGTGAAGCCGACCCTTCTTACGGTAGACAAGCTGCGCGATGCGCCGTGGCCACATGAGATTCTCGAAGACATAGCCTTCATGCCGGACACGTTTACCGTGGAAGATTTGATCAAGACGGTGTGCTGGATGTGCCGGGGACGCCACTTTGATCGCGTGATTGCACTGGACGAGTTCGATCTCGACGCGACAGCCAGAATCCGCGAGCATACGCGCATTCCAGGGATGGGCGTGACTTCGACCGCCTATTATCGCGACAAGCTGGCGATGCGGACGGGCGCGAGTGAGTCGGGATTTCTGGTTCCGGAATTCTGCCGGGTACTGAACTACGACGAATTGCGCGCCTACATGAAGGTTGTACACGGGCCGTGGCTGCTGAAGCCCCGCGCCGAGGCCTCAGCGCTAGGGATACGCAAGATCTATGAGCCGGAACAGCTTTGGCGGACTCTCGATGAGCTGGGCGACTTGCAGACCAATTATCTGCTGGAACAATTTGTGCCTGGCGACATTTTTCACGTTGACTCGGTGATCAGCGAACACAAGGTTGTCTTTTCCGCAGTGCACCAGTACGGCAAACCACCGATGCAGGTGATGCACGAGGGCGGCGTTTTCACTACGCGCACCGTGGATCGTACCAGCCGCGAATCGAAGGAATTGACGGAATTGAATGCGCGCCTTGCACCGGATCTAGGTATGGCACGCGGGGTCACGCATGGGGAATACATCCGGGCTCACAAGGATGGGCGGTTTTACTTTCTGGAGATCGCGGCGCGCGTGGGCGGAGCGTTTATTTCGGACCTGGTGGAAGCCGCAACAGGTATCAATCTCTGGCGTGAGTGGGCCAGGATTGAAGTTTCCGATGTTCGCGGCGTACCGTATGTGCTGCCGAAGACTACGGAGAAATACGCCGGCAGCGTGCTCTGCCTTGCAAAGACAGAGGAACCGGATACCAGCGCGTTCGACGCGCCGGAGATTGTAAGGCGCATGAAGAAGCATCATCATGCGGGGCTGATTGTTTGCTCAGAAAACGCAGGGCGAGTGAGGGAACTGCTCGACCAGTACAGTTCGGAGTTTGCGCAACGATTCCTTGCAGCGCTGCCACCGCCGGACAAGCCTACGGCGTGA
- a CDS encoding GyrI-like domain-containing protein, producing MNFTEEPEYVNWPEMHYVFIEKIGPFMQNAGAAWQQAHPLVPALLENNKITGYMALYRPGPKIYRAGFSLAAAPVKLPEGLQHAKVHGGKYARFELTGPYDNLPQASGRAWTIVGEKKIEVRDDFAIENYVNDPRTTPPDQLVTHIMIPTV from the coding sequence ATGAATTTTACTGAAGAGCCGGAATATGTGAATTGGCCCGAGATGCATTACGTATTCATTGAAAAGATTGGGCCGTTTATGCAGAACGCGGGCGCGGCCTGGCAGCAGGCACATCCTCTGGTTCCTGCGTTGCTTGAAAACAACAAAATCACGGGCTATATGGCGCTTTACAGGCCGGGGCCGAAGATCTATCGCGCCGGGTTTTCATTGGCCGCGGCGCCGGTGAAATTGCCGGAAGGTTTGCAGCACGCAAAAGTTCATGGTGGCAAGTACGCTCGCTTCGAGCTCACCGGCCCGTACGATAATCTTCCCCAAGCCTCCGGCCGCGCGTGGACGATTGTCGGCGAAAAGAAGATCGAGGTACGGGACGATTTTGCGATTGAGAATTACGTCAATGATCCGCGGACTACCCCACCCGATCAACTAGTGACGCACATCATGATCCCGACGGTCTGA
- a CDS encoding UDP-glucose--hexose-1-phosphate uridylyltransferase, translating into MEGKWQYPHRRWNPLRQSWVMVSPHRTQRPWQGEVAQKSVPSAVTYDPACYLCPGNKRASGDVNPQYDSIFTFVNDYAALLPDLDAGVNAQTSTGAVSQLLVAEPARGLCKVLCFHPDHSLTLARMTQAEIRLVVDAWTREYEELGAIDWIKYVQIFENRGAMMGASNPHPHGQIWSTGFVPDEPAAETVAQRDHLAKTGHCLLCDYVAEEIATEERVVFANEYFAAVVPWWAVWPFEVLLVSRRHLGAMPELSSDERDALADALKRLTTRYDNLFETSFPYTMGFHQTPTDGESHPEWHFHAHFYPPLLRSATVRKFMVGFEMLGMPQRDITPESAAERLRACSEQHFWPRTDLSF; encoded by the coding sequence ATGGAAGGCAAGTGGCAGTACCCTCATCGTCGTTGGAATCCGCTGCGTCAATCCTGGGTAATGGTGTCGCCGCATCGCACGCAGAGGCCATGGCAGGGCGAGGTGGCGCAGAAGTCAGTGCCATCGGCGGTTACCTACGATCCCGCATGCTATCTGTGCCCGGGCAACAAGCGTGCGAGTGGAGATGTGAATCCGCAGTATGACTCTATTTTCACTTTTGTAAACGATTACGCGGCGCTGCTGCCCGATCTCGATGCGGGTGTTAATGCGCAGACATCGACGGGAGCAGTGTCGCAGTTGCTGGTGGCGGAACCCGCGCGAGGGCTCTGCAAAGTGCTCTGCTTTCATCCCGACCACAGCCTCACACTGGCGCGCATGACACAGGCGGAGATCCGGCTGGTTGTCGATGCGTGGACGCGCGAGTACGAAGAACTGGGCGCGATCGACTGGATCAAGTATGTTCAGATTTTTGAAAATCGCGGCGCGATGATGGGCGCTAGCAATCCGCATCCACACGGGCAGATATGGTCGACGGGATTTGTGCCGGACGAGCCTGCTGCTGAGACGGTGGCTCAACGCGATCATTTGGCCAAGACAGGCCACTGCCTGTTGTGCGATTACGTTGCTGAGGAGATTGCGACCGAAGAGCGCGTGGTTTTTGCGAACGAATACTTTGCCGCGGTAGTTCCATGGTGGGCGGTCTGGCCGTTTGAAGTGTTGCTGGTTTCGCGGCGACACCTGGGCGCGATGCCGGAGTTGAGCAGCGACGAGCGCGACGCGCTGGCGGATGCGCTGAAGCGGCTCACGACGCGCTACGACAATTTGTTTGAAACGAGCTTTCCTTACACCATGGGATTTCACCAGACGCCGACGGATGGAGAGAGCCACCCCGAGTGGCATTTCCACGCGCATTTTTATCCGCCGCTTCTGCGTTCGGCGACGGTGCGTAAATTCATGGTTGGATTCGAAATGCTGGGGATGCCACAGCGAGATATTACACCGGAGAGTGCTGCGGAGCGGCTACGGGCCTGCTCGGAACAGCACTTCTGGCCGCGGACAGATCTCTCTTTCTGA
- a CDS encoding sensor domain-containing diguanylate cyclase: MTDVQSSVSTDPYILMEIIRLQTEIAKQGLDLSGVVQAVVERIPSFTNAEGAIVEYTEGDEMVYRGASGFAAPLLGTHVKREASLSGLCVRLGQVLRSDDVVLDPRVDAGPYAEVGVRSMVVAPLKHDGSAVGVLKIVSTSTHAFTARDVRVLELMSELIAAAMYYAARNETSALYQQATHDSLTGLANRSLFFDRLRHRVSPGRRQLEPLGILIVDVDRLKRINDTCGHRAGDAAIREIALRISRIPRKSDIVARLGGDEFGVILGEISERSDLLTIVERVSEQTDQPFRFEGRTMHLTASIGYARFPEDGNDVDALLEVADRSMYEMKRKRSTRSTPAQQTTQEQLF, from the coding sequence ATGACCGACGTGCAGAGCAGTGTCAGCACCGACCCGTACATCCTGATGGAGATCATTCGCCTGCAAACGGAGATTGCTAAGCAGGGACTCGATCTTTCCGGAGTCGTGCAGGCAGTCGTGGAGCGGATTCCCTCGTTCACAAATGCCGAAGGCGCCATAGTCGAATACACCGAAGGCGACGAAATGGTCTATCGCGGAGCAAGCGGCTTTGCTGCCCCGCTACTGGGCACGCATGTTAAACGCGAAGCCAGTCTCTCCGGACTCTGCGTCCGGCTGGGTCAAGTCCTTCGCTCCGATGATGTGGTTCTCGACCCTCGCGTTGACGCTGGACCCTATGCCGAAGTCGGTGTCCGCTCGATGGTTGTGGCTCCGCTCAAGCATGACGGTTCCGCAGTAGGCGTTTTGAAGATCGTTTCAACTTCCACGCATGCCTTTACCGCCCGTGATGTGCGCGTCCTCGAACTCATGAGCGAATTGATCGCTGCAGCCATGTATTACGCCGCGCGCAATGAAACAAGCGCTCTCTACCAGCAAGCCACCCATGACTCGCTGACCGGCCTCGCAAATCGCAGCCTGTTCTTTGACCGCCTGCGCCATCGTGTATCGCCGGGGCGTCGCCAGCTCGAACCGCTCGGCATCCTGATCGTAGATGTCGATCGTCTCAAGCGGATCAATGACACTTGCGGCCATCGGGCCGGCGATGCAGCGATCCGCGAAATCGCATTGCGCATCAGCAGAATTCCCCGAAAGTCCGACATTGTCGCGCGGCTGGGTGGCGACGAGTTTGGTGTCATTCTCGGCGAAATCTCTGAACGCAGCGATTTACTCACAATCGTCGAGCGTGTCTCTGAGCAGACCGATCAGCCCTTCCGGTTTGAAGGCCGTACCATGCACTTGACCGCCAGCATTGGCTACGCTCGCTTCCCCGAGGACGGTAACGACGTGGACGCCCTGCTCGAGGTAGCGGATCGCTCGATGTACGAGATGAAGCGGAAGCGCTCAACCCGGTCAACTCCGGCGCAACAAACCACACAGGAGCAACTGTTCTGA
- a CDS encoding DUF2089 domain-containing protein produces MGSESKASADWQELLRIAQGTALVIERVNIPEKGIAVEGAFTLPELARLTLEDQIFVTAFLRSHGSIKEMEQIFGVSYPTIKARLNRISGLLQFIDTNPSPSRSDVLERLKSGEISAEEAIRELEAIK; encoded by the coding sequence ATGGGGTCTGAGTCAAAAGCCTCTGCCGACTGGCAGGAACTTCTCCGGATTGCCCAGGGAACTGCGCTGGTGATTGAAAGGGTAAATATACCGGAGAAGGGGATAGCGGTCGAAGGCGCTTTTACCCTTCCGGAACTGGCGCGGCTCACTTTGGAAGACCAGATATTTGTCACCGCATTCCTCCGCTCTCACGGGTCGATCAAGGAGATGGAACAGATTTTTGGGGTGAGCTATCCCACCATCAAAGCGCGGCTTAATCGGATTTCAGGGTTGTTGCAGTTTATCGATACCAACCCTTCGCCCTCGCGGTCCGACGTGCTTGAGCGGTTGAAGAGCGGCGAAATCAGTGCTGAAGAGGCAATCCGCGAACTGGAGGCCATCAAGTGA
- a CDS encoding universal stress protein yields MAEIEFERQQEPARLRIYLGAAPGVGKTYHMLNDAVLKRKQGVDVVIGLVETHGRQDTADQIRDLEIVPLRLIPYRGVDLKEMDVDAILARRPQLVIVDELAHTNVPGSKNRKRYEDVLELLDAGIDVWTAVNIQHLETLNDAVNRSANTVIRETVPDSFFKRADEVMNVDITVEELRSRLREGKIYAPEKVEQSLANFFRKGNLNLLRELALRATAEQVSKRASDYRRTQGLEQAPIPDKVMVCLSTRPGTERLIRVGSRVAGRLATNWYAVYVNRPDEDKGHGDPEAFQRIEEYRRMAKDLGAQVVTLNDKNVADALIRFAQQESISHVIFGQPVRSRLDILFRGSVLNRFLAEVRDVTVQVVPMQKPLRRG; encoded by the coding sequence ATGGCTGAGATCGAGTTTGAACGCCAGCAGGAACCTGCCCGGCTTCGCATCTACCTCGGCGCAGCCCCCGGAGTAGGCAAAACCTATCACATGCTCAACGACGCCGTGCTGAAGCGCAAGCAGGGCGTCGATGTCGTAATCGGACTAGTAGAAACACATGGCCGCCAGGATACCGCCGACCAGATTCGCGATCTCGAAATCGTCCCCCTCCGCCTGATTCCGTATCGCGGCGTCGATTTGAAAGAGATGGACGTCGACGCGATTCTGGCCCGTCGTCCCCAACTCGTCATCGTCGACGAACTGGCGCACACCAACGTTCCCGGCAGCAAGAATCGCAAGCGCTATGAAGACGTACTTGAACTGCTCGACGCGGGCATCGACGTGTGGACCGCCGTCAACATCCAGCATCTCGAAACCTTGAACGATGCAGTCAATCGTTCGGCAAACACCGTCATTCGCGAGACTGTTCCAGACAGCTTCTTTAAACGTGCTGACGAAGTCATGAACGTCGACATCACCGTGGAAGAGCTTCGCTCGCGGCTTCGCGAAGGAAAAATCTATGCGCCGGAAAAGGTCGAACAGTCTCTCGCCAACTTTTTCCGTAAGGGCAATCTGAATCTACTCCGCGAACTGGCTCTACGCGCTACCGCCGAGCAGGTCAGCAAGCGCGCGTCCGATTATCGCCGCACGCAGGGCCTCGAACAGGCTCCGATTCCGGACAAGGTGATGGTCTGTCTAAGCACCCGGCCCGGAACCGAGCGCCTCATCCGGGTAGGATCGCGCGTAGCCGGCCGCCTCGCCACTAACTGGTATGCCGTCTACGTCAATCGCCCCGACGAAGACAAAGGCCACGGAGATCCAGAAGCATTTCAGCGCATCGAAGAGTATCGTCGCATGGCGAAAGACCTGGGCGCGCAGGTTGTAACGCTGAACGATAAGAATGTCGCCGATGCGCTTATCCGGTTTGCGCAGCAGGAGAGCATCTCGCACGTAATCTTTGGCCAGCCGGTGCGCTCACGGCTCGACATTCTCTTTCGCGGCTCCGTGCTGAATCGCTTCCTCGCCGAAGTACGCGACGTGACCGTGCAGGTAGTGCCGATGCAGAAGCCTCTACGCCGCGGCTAG
- a CDS encoding ATP-binding protein, producing the protein MLNLTQRLIIGCVVIAALGVCLVAFTHRALVVAGQWHLAIALLISLILVEVATVMLVLHPIRMLASDAVKIARGNLEHRVEWSSRDSFGVIAAELNRIAVRLRELRDSEAGRRQMEFQLSDAVLQSIFEPIIVTDAKGHILKLNQAAGDVLGEAANDRLALTNTPGGDKILSAIRDAISMQKPIAAEGEAAMLPMRIGKQSRSYRLRTMPMRDSDGRLLGTVTTLEDVTTLQDTDRFKTQFISVASKKLRDPLLQLRRGLYALGHGFGGELLPLQSELVVEASSEAEKLSDLMADLIEVAELDTGKRELKLERLRPLPLLDEARNRYVDEAAAKGVRIEVSAFADLSFVMADRRALRSVLDNLVANALRYTPADGEILLAAEEMKEFVQFTVRDSGRGIEADRLSTIFDRFNPFSESGTGMGLALVRRLVESLGGQIAVESRLGHGTTFRFTLPVAVAEAIPHPVEVG; encoded by the coding sequence ATGCTGAATCTCACGCAGAGGTTGATTATCGGCTGTGTGGTAATTGCAGCGCTCGGCGTGTGCCTGGTCGCATTTACCCATCGCGCTTTGGTAGTCGCGGGCCAATGGCATCTTGCCATTGCACTCCTCATCTCGCTGATCCTTGTGGAAGTAGCAACAGTCATGCTGGTGCTCCATCCCATTCGGATGCTGGCCAGTGATGCCGTCAAAATCGCGCGCGGCAATCTTGAGCATCGCGTGGAATGGAGCAGCCGGGACAGCTTCGGCGTCATCGCAGCTGAATTGAACCGCATCGCCGTCCGTCTTCGCGAACTGCGCGACTCTGAAGCGGGCCGCAGGCAGATGGAATTCCAGCTCTCCGACGCTGTGCTCCAATCTATCTTTGAGCCAATCATCGTCACCGACGCAAAGGGACACATTCTCAAGCTCAACCAGGCCGCCGGCGATGTCCTTGGTGAAGCGGCGAACGATCGTTTGGCACTAACCAACACCCCCGGCGGCGACAAAATTCTCAGTGCAATCCGCGACGCCATCTCCATGCAAAAGCCCATCGCCGCGGAAGGCGAAGCGGCTATGTTGCCCATGCGCATCGGCAAACAGTCGCGCAGTTATCGTCTGCGCACCATGCCCATGCGCGACTCCGACGGACGCCTCCTGGGTACCGTGACAACACTTGAAGACGTGACTACACTGCAGGACACCGATCGCTTCAAGACGCAGTTCATCTCCGTCGCCAGCAAAAAACTACGCGATCCCCTGTTGCAACTACGGCGAGGCCTATACGCTCTGGGCCACGGATTTGGAGGGGAGTTGTTGCCGCTGCAATCAGAACTCGTTGTAGAAGCGAGCTCTGAGGCCGAGAAACTCAGCGACCTTATGGCCGATCTGATCGAAGTGGCTGAACTCGACACCGGTAAGCGCGAATTGAAACTGGAACGCCTTCGCCCTTTGCCTCTCCTCGACGAAGCTCGCAATCGATATGTCGACGAAGCCGCAGCAAAAGGTGTCCGTATCGAAGTGAGCGCATTCGCGGATTTGTCGTTCGTGATGGCTGATCGTCGCGCGCTTCGATCCGTCCTCGACAATCTGGTTGCCAACGCCTTGCGTTATACGCCAGCCGACGGCGAGATTCTGCTTGCCGCAGAAGAGATGAAAGAATTTGTGCAATTCACGGTGCGTGACTCTGGGCGCGGCATTGAGGCCGATCGCCTCAGCACCATCTTCGATCGCTTCAATCCGTTCTCGGAAAGCGGCACCGGCATGGGACTGGCCCTCGTTCGCCGTCTCGTTGAGTCGCTCGGCGGCCAGATCGCTGTGGAAAGTCGCCTCGGCCATGGCACCACCTTCCGTTTCACACTGCCTGTAGCCGTGGCTGAAGCAATTCCACACCCGGTCGAGGTGGGCTGA